The Vitis vinifera cultivar Pinot Noir 40024 chromosome 8, ASM3070453v1 genome segment CCTATAGGCTTTATGGCAGGTTTTGGACCAATAGGCGAATTTTACTCCCTACTTTTGAATTGACGGAATCCGTGATTCAATGCCTGCCACGTGGAACACAGTAGAGTTGGCGATGAAGGCCATGGCTATGACTCATAAACCGTGAGAGCCCTACTAACATTTAACAACAAATAAGTTTCCTCCCAAATGCCAGGTTTTTTTTCCCATATGAGGCAAtgatactaaaatataaaacagaACCTAACTAAAGACTGATTAGAGAAATGTCAATGGATAACAAGGCCGCAATATTTACTACTGATTTCCCTTGGCCACTTAATTGGGTAACTGTAGATCTTCAAAATTTACTAGCTGAGTACAGTCATAATAACTATGCTTGCATCATAATTTTGTtgggttcttttttctttttcttgtctcCAACGGTTTCCACATCTTACATTTCCTTCTCAAGGGCTATGTATCTTAAAGCATAAGGGGCTTGAATGTTTCTATTATTTGTTTCTGATAAATTGTGATTCAAGTACAGAGGTTTGATGCAatgaaaaatctatttaaaacaCCAAACCAAGAATCCTAGAAAGAAGcccaaatgaagagaaaaaatgaaaataaaaagatggaCATGAGTATATATATTAGCTAGTGAGCTGGTACTTCCTTATGCAAAAAACTACTCAGAAGAAAGTGTCATTCATCACCATGGTACCACCATTTGTAACCTACGGTATGACCTATCTTCCCTTCAGAGGAAATTCCGGTTTTAGCCCCAAGTGGGAGAGCAGGAGCTCCCTCATACGTAGGCCTTGGGGCTCTCATCAAAGGCAAGCACTGTAtgtctaaaattaaaaaaagagcaTTTTGAATAGAAACGGAAAGTTAAAAACGGGGAACGGAGTAGAGTCGGTTTGTAACTTTGTAGGAGTGAAAAGGGGAATGGTTAGTAGTGAAGTCAAGGTACTGCTTGCTACAAAACAGGGGTTCTAAAGGCGGTGAGCGAGCAGTACCTTGACTTCACTCTCAAATTACTCTGCTGTTTCCTCTCTCACTTTAGCATGCTAGAAGATGCACTTGACGATGAGGCCAAGGAGGCCGAATCACTTGACGAGCCGGAGGATTCGAGCATCCAGGTGGTAAGACCTCCTTACGATTATTTCTCatgttttatatgaatttattcGATCTACTTGCTTGCTAAGAAAGAGGTCGAAGGGAATAACAGGAGATCAAGTTTTATCACAAACGCTTGCGAATTTCGAGCCCTATTAATTGGAATCAGCCGCTGATCATattctaattattttgtttattttgggtGGATTCTTTATCCGCGTAATTTATTTGAAcaagtctttttattttttatttttaaaatccttttataataataacttataaaatatccttaattttataaaacattaaattttttttttgattctttaatattaaaaaggtttctaaaaaattacataagaaatcatgatatataaaaaattaaaattatttttataatatagaaatttttgtttcactataataaaaaattgtatcctaatttaaaaaaatatatatttatctttagtttatatataattataaatttaatttttattttttaataagatttaacttgaatttgattttatattattataaattaattttataatttttttataaaataaaagtaataaattatttttaaaaacaatacaaattctttcctccaagctttttatttttttattttaaaaaaccgtttttttattctatattttgaaaaacatcgCGATACAGCcctaaatttctttgtttttaaaaaccgcCTATCGGTCTCCCTTTTATGttccattttctaaaattaaaaaaagagcaTTTTGAATAGAAACGGAAAGTTAAAAACGGGGAACGGAGTAGAGAGTCGGTTTGTAATTTTGTAGGAGTGAAAAGGGGAATGGTTACAAAAtagagctttgacccaaaataatgctttttaaaaaaaaattccaaaaaataaagtggttttgaaaataatgcccGATCTAATGCGTTTGTGCCACATAAGCCGCcacgtcataaaaccgtagttggtgactacggttttatttttctaaagtgtttagaaaccgtagttaccaaccacggttttaacttttaagtttaaagccgtagttggtgactacggctttgacctttttttaaaatggtcaaagccgtagtcaccaactgcggttttaactttatatatatttatatataactttaatttttttaataaaaatattatattattttgattttaaatatacttatttcattattttaaaaattataatatacgaaattaaataattgatatttttaatttgatataaaaatatatttttgaattttattaaaataataggcactatatttaatataaatataattaattaattaaaataaaatataataaattatgtttatttaaaataaataaattataaatgcctatttagaaaaataaaaaagtaatataaattattatattaattaataattttttatatattatatataagtggtatataatacctctcacacacacatataaaaaagtctaatttaagtttaaaatttatcacatttttatttaaatatataaataaattttattaaaacatttgacactatatttaatataaatataattatttaattaaaattaaatataaataaaatataataaattatgtttatttaaaataaataaattataaatgcctatttggagaaaaaaataatataaattattatattaattaataattttttttatatattatatgtaaataGTATATAATATCGCCGGAAGATGGGCAACTAAGTCTCCCATGTAAGGCTCCCATAAAACCTGAGTACAGGTTTAAATGGTTAACAATAGCACATTACATCTTATATGTACCTGGTCATGggtaatttatattatttttttctccaaataggcatttataatttatttattttaaataaacataatttattatattttatttatatttaattttaattaaataattatattcatattaaatatagtgtcaaatgttttaataaaatttatttatatatttacataaaaatgtgataaattttaaacttaaattagacttttttatatgtgtgtgtgtgagaggtattatataccacttatatataatatataaaaaattattaattaatataataatttatattacttttttatttttctaaataggcatttataatttatttattttaaataaacataatttattatattttattttaattaattaattatatttatattaaatatagtgcctattattttaataaaattcaaaaatatatttttatatcaaattaaaaatatcaattatttaatttcgtatattataatttttaaaataatgaaataagtatatttaaaatcaaaataatataatatttttattaaaaaaattaaagttatatataaatatatataaagttaaaaccgcagttggtgactacggctttgaccattttaaaaaaaagtcaaagccgtagtcaccaactacggctttaaacttaaaagttaaaaccgtggttggtaactacggtttctaaacactttagaaaaataaaaccgtagtcaccaactacggttttatgacatGGCGGCTTATGTGGCACAAACGCATTAGATCgggcattattttcaaaaccactttattttttggaatttttttttaaaaaacattattttgggtcaaagctctaCAAAATAGGGGTTCTAAAGGCGGTGAGCGAGCAGTACCTTGACTTCACTCTCAAATTACTCTGCTGTTTCCTCTCTCAGTTTGGCATGGCGGAAGATGCACCAAAGCCAAAGCAACTGTGGGGAGATGTGGAAGATGATCCTCCGTCTTCATCTTCCACACCTGCAGTCGACCTCCCCGTGGAGTCTTTGACTATTCACGATGAGGCCAAGGAGGCCGAATCACTTGACGAGCCGAAGGATTCGAGCATCCAGGCGGTAAGACCTCCTTACGATTATTTCTCatgttttatatgaatttattcGATCTACTTGCTTGCTGAGAAAGAGGTCGAAGGGAATAACAGGAGATCAAGTTTTATCACAAACGCTTGCGAATTTCGAGCCCTATTAGTTGGAATCAGCCGCTGATCATattctaattattttgtttattttgggtAGATTCTTTATCCGCGAAATATAACCATGAGAAATATGAAACTCTGAACTTTGGTGTTTCTGgattttttgcccttttttttgtCAGCAACCAAACCCTAGATTGAaggtgtttttattttattttatttttgtttatatctattttttaaattttattctggGTTTTTTGGAGGGTGGGTTATGGTAGGCGGGGGCGGCGGAAAGAAGGGCGGGTTGGTGTTGGTCGGATGGTTTGGTTTTGCTCTTAAGGTAATGTAGGTCATGACAAGCTATTCGAGATCTCTTCTCGATGTTGTTCTCATTCCCCCGTTGAATGCCAGATTCTGTTTGATTGATCGGAAATGTTGGGGAAAAAATAGATCTGgaaaatttctaatttactCTAATGATCTTACTGCTGGTTTACTTGGCTGGATGAATGTATTTCACAGGGCTTCAAATTTCGATTTTCTTCTATTATCTTCCATTTTCTCACTGACCAAGCTAAGGATAGGaagtttggtttggttttggtCTTTATGAGTTTTGTTAGCAAATAAATTTAGGCCCGTCTTCAATGTGTCATCATTaaggtttttaaattttgattgttgATGCATTTGTGCTTTAAGTAAATTTTGGCTAGACTTGCCCATATGTTGTGGATCGGATCGCCGATGcattttgttttaattcaaGGTTTGGTTTTGACTGTGATATATCTCTAGTTTGATATAATTTAGGTTGTTGAAAGTCACCCAAAAAGGGGGTAGTGGTGttagttgttattttttttattaatttggatCCTAAATGCAGGTTACTTCTGGTGATACACCATACACTTCTGCCAGTacttttgaagatttgaatttgTCACCAGAGCTGTTGAGGGGGATTTATAGTGAGATGAAGTTTGAGAGGCCTAGTAAAATTCAGGCAATCAGTTTGCCTATGATTTTGACTCCTCCTTACAAAAATTTAATTGCTCAAGCTCACAATGGTTCTGGCAAGACGACTTGTTTTGTACTTGGAATGTTGAGTCGTGTTGATCCAAAGCTGCAAGTTCCTCAGGCCCTTTGCATTTGTCCTACAAGAGAATTGGCAATACAGGTTCTGTTCCTCTTTAttataattactattattattattttatttattttttatgttgtttttttctctggaaaaattatatttgagggaattacctttccaataaaaaatattcaggCATAAAAAAAGACTTTTTCCTGGAATCACAATTAAATACCTATGAACTAAGCCAATAGATTAGTGTCCTTGCGAGTTTTTACAAGAGAAGACACACACTACAATTAATAATACCCtgtgaagtatttttttttttgataggtaccTTGTGAAGTGATTTTGATAGTTTATTACTCAGTACTTTTTACCAGAATTATATCTGCTGAAACATATAGAGGCTTATTGTTCGAATCTTTGAGGCTTTAGGCTTTAACAGCGGAAATTTAATGGTGCAGAATTTGGAGGTGCTTCGTAAGATGGGAAAGCACACAGGGATTGAATCTGAATGCGCTATTCCAATGGACAGTGCAAACTATACTTCAATTTCACAGCGACCACCGGTGAAGGCGCAGGTAGTGATCGGCACACCTGGTACAGTAAAGAAATGGATGTCACATAGAAAATTGGGCATAAGCAACATGAAGATTCTTGTTTTTGATGAAGCTGATCACATGTTGGCTGAGGTAATCTAACAATCTTGTCAATACAGTTCAGAATCAACTCTGGGTTTTCTGTTACACTGTTTGCTTAGGTGGGTTCTGTTGGAATGTTCACTTGGACTCATTTAGGCtccaaaaaaagggaaataatgTTTCAACTATTGGTTGACAATTTGACATCTATCTCAAGCTGCCACTATGCAAAATTTTTTCAACATTTGTTGATAAGTTCCTGTCCTTATGATTTACATAGGGGTTTGGAGGTCAAGCTTGAAAaggtgaaaattttaatatatgagtATTAATCAGTCGACATAAAAATTTGaaggtgttttttgttttcagtgTGAGTAAATAATCAAGTTAAGCTATAGGTAAGCTTTGATTATATTCTGAAGATTTTTTTTGTGTAGTTTTTTTAATCTGTAGAGATTCTGTTGATGGATGGCTTGTGAGTGGTAACTATAGTCCTGATAAACCGGGGGCATATGACATGGATATCAACTCAAATTACATCCCCTTCACTGAAGGGAGGGAGGGAACATTAGAAACTTTACCTATTATGATATATATTTGGGATTTTGTTGCTGTTGGGTTGAGGTTGTTTGAAGTTTGCAGGAGTGTTTAGCAAGCTACAACCTagataaaaaatgaagttgTTGAACTTATATTCACAGATGATGCTGTATTGTGTGTGTGAAGTTTACATACTACCGAGCAAATAGCATTGCAACTATCTTTCTCTTTGGATCATGTAGGAGAGTCACCAGTAATCATTCTTGTTGAAGTTTGGATGACATTCCCTATGATCCTTAGTATTATGATATATATCCTTTTCCCCAATTCTAGGATGCAATCTTCTCCTTTAATGAAAATTGGTTATCGCTGCTGTTAGCCACCCCTGAACGGCAGTGTTACTTGAACGAATAATATTTCACCATTGTTCTGATGCTTGAAGTACATGCTATTAAGAATTTGTTcatcattatatttattttgatgcAGGATGGATTTAAGGATGATTCTTTGAGGATAATGAAGGATATTCAAAGGAGTGGTGCTCAATGCCAGGTTTGTACCAAAAGTTCTTTGCTATTGGATTGTACTTGCATATTAGAAGTTGACAAAAATCATAGCTAGGAAGATACATC includes the following:
- the LOC100247027 gene encoding DEAD-box ATP-dependent RNA helicase 38 isoform X2, translated to MLEDALDDEAKEAESLDEPEDSSIQVVTSGDTPYTSASTFEDLNLSPELLRGIYSEMKFERPSKIQAISLPMILTPPYKNLIAQAHNGSGKTTCFVLGMLSRVDPKLQVPQALCICPTRELAIQNLEVLRKMGKHTGIESECAIPMDSANYTSISQRPPVKAQVVIGTPGTVKKWMSHRKLGISNMKILVFDEADHMLAEDGFKDDSLRIMKDIQRSGAQCQVLLFSATFNDTVKNFVTRIVKDYNQMFVKKEELSLQSVKQYKVKCPDELSKILVIKDKIFEIGQKLGQTIIFVRTKNSAGMLHKALVDFGYEVTTIQGALRQEDRDKIIKEFKDGLTQVLISTDLLARGFDQSRVNLVVNYDLPLKYGTQAEPDYEVYLHRIGRAGRFGRKGAVFNLLCSDKDNILISKIENHFGVQIAEIPSWQNDDDFEAAMKDAGLC
- the LOC100247027 gene encoding DEAD-box ATP-dependent RNA helicase 38 isoform X1, which gives rise to MAEDAPKPKQLWGDVEDDPPSSSSTPAVDLPVESLTIHDEAKEAESLDEPKDSSIQAVTSGDTPYTSASTFEDLNLSPELLRGIYSEMKFERPSKIQAISLPMILTPPYKNLIAQAHNGSGKTTCFVLGMLSRVDPKLQVPQALCICPTRELAIQNLEVLRKMGKHTGIESECAIPMDSANYTSISQRPPVKAQVVIGTPGTVKKWMSHRKLGISNMKILVFDEADHMLAEDGFKDDSLRIMKDIQRSGAQCQVLLFSATFNDTVKNFVTRIVKDYNQMFVKKEELSLQSVKQYKVKCPDELSKILVIKDKIFEIGQKLGQTIIFVRTKNSAGMLHKALVDFGYEVTTIQGALRQEDRDKIIKEFKDGLTQVLISTDLLARGFDQSRVNLVVNYDLPLKYGTQAEPDYEVYLHRIGRAGRFGRKGAVFNLLCSDKDNILISKIENHFGVQIAEIPSWQNDDDFEAAMKDAGLC